A single region of the Paraburkholderia megapolitana genome encodes:
- a CDS encoding collagen-like triple helix repeat-containing protein: MNRQFKMTTIAMCVSSLIALAGCGSTVTKPLGSGSGGGTIGTGGGTGTGGGGTGTGGGGGKTPTPTPTPTPTPTPTPTPTPTPTPTPTPTPTPTPTPTPTPTPTPTPTPTPTPTPTPTPTPTPTPTPTPTPTPTPTPTPTPTPTPTPTPTPTPTPTPTPTPTPTPTPTPTPTPTPTPTPTPTPTPTPTPTPTPTPTPNANAIGNVVQNTGNIVTATGQTVSAIGGQIGLTPIPGGNPATTAALGNVVSNLGAGVTALGNGTANGLGQLGKATDPLGITLASSGNVVYDAGQAVNNVGQLVTSLGTGPTAPLSPLTTPLGGLVSAVGNAVSGIGTQLGTAISTGPIQQVTQTVSSVITPITSTVSATTQAIGDTTGLGAPLNGLLSTIGHGLDAAGAQISGATGNPIGQNLGNVVTKLGDTVTSAGGLLTSGGTGSGNPLAPLTGLLTSLPGTLTGALGGLGGLGGGLGGSGSGSGGGPLAPVTGLLNTVTGTLTGALGGSTGPLAPVTGLLTNVTGTLTGVLGGLGGATGGTGGTGSNPLAPVTGLLGSVTGALGGATGGTGSSGSNPLAPVTGLLGSVTGALGGATGGSTGGSGGTGGSSGTGGSSSSGGLGALLSPVTGLLNSLTGGLTGGSGSSSSGGLLGGLGSLGTTPKK, translated from the coding sequence ATGAATCGCCAATTCAAAATGACGACGATCGCAATGTGTGTATCGTCACTGATCGCGCTGGCAGGCTGCGGATCGACCGTTACTAAACCGCTGGGCAGTGGCTCCGGTGGCGGAACCATCGGCACCGGTGGTGGTACAGGTACCGGCGGTGGCGGGACGGGTACTGGCGGTGGTGGTGGGAAGACGCCGACGCCGACGCCTACTCCGACGCCTACTCCGACGCCGACGCCTACCCCGACGCCGACGCCGACGCCGACTCCGACACCTACCCCGACGCCAACTCCCACCCCGACGCCAACTCCCACCCCGACGCCGACGCCTACTCCGACGCCAACGCCGACGCCGACTCCGACGCCTACTCCGACGCCGACACCGACGCCTACTCCGACGCCGACACCGACGCCTACTCCGACGCCGACACCGACGCCTACTCCGACGCCGACACCGACGCCTACTCCGACGCCTACTCCGACGCCTACTCCGACGCCTACTCCGACGCCTACTCCGACGCCGACGCCGACGCCGACACCGACGCCGACGCCTACCCCGACGCCGACGCCCACTCCGACGCCTACGCCTACGCCGACGCCTAACGCCAACGCCATCGGCAACGTCGTCCAGAACACCGGCAACATCGTCACCGCGACTGGCCAGACTGTCTCCGCGATCGGCGGCCAGATCGGTCTCACGCCGATTCCCGGCGGCAACCCCGCGACGACGGCTGCGCTCGGCAACGTCGTCTCCAACCTCGGCGCCGGTGTCACTGCGCTCGGCAATGGAACGGCCAACGGTCTCGGCCAGCTCGGCAAGGCTACTGACCCGCTCGGCATCACCCTCGCCAGCTCAGGCAATGTCGTCTACGACGCCGGCCAGGCCGTCAACAACGTTGGGCAGTTAGTCACAAGCCTCGGCACTGGACCTACCGCACCGCTCAGTCCGCTCACCACGCCGCTCGGTGGGCTCGTCTCTGCAGTGGGCAACGCCGTCAGCGGTATCGGTACGCAGCTCGGTACCGCGATCTCCACCGGACCGATCCAGCAGGTCACGCAGACTGTCAGCTCGGTGATCACACCGATCACCTCGACCGTCTCGGCGACCACTCAGGCCATCGGTGACACGACTGGTCTCGGCGCGCCGCTCAATGGTCTGCTCTCGACCATCGGTCATGGTCTCGATGCCGCGGGCGCGCAGATCAGTGGAGCCACGGGCAATCCGATCGGCCAGAACCTGGGCAACGTCGTCACCAAGCTCGGTGACACGGTTACCTCGGCAGGTGGTCTGCTCACCTCCGGAGGCACGGGTTCGGGCAATCCGCTTGCGCCGCTCACCGGACTGCTCACCTCGCTGCCTGGCACGCTTACCGGCGCGCTCGGTGGTCTGGGTGGTCTGGGCGGTGGACTCGGCGGATCGGGTTCTGGCTCAGGCGGTGGACCGCTCGCGCCTGTGACCGGCCTGCTCAACACCGTCACCGGAACGCTCACGGGTGCGCTCGGTGGAAGTACCGGACCGCTCGCGCCTGTGACCGGCTTGCTCACCAACGTCACCGGGACATTGACCGGTGTACTGGGTGGCCTCGGTGGAGCAACGGGCGGCACCGGCGGAACCGGTTCGAATCCGCTGGCACCTGTCACCGGGTTGCTTGGATCTGTGACCGGCGCACTCGGTGGTGCAACCGGCGGAACGGGAAGCTCAGGCTCGAACCCGCTGGCCCCTGTCACCGGTCTGCTCGGGTCCGTGACCGGCGCACTCGGTGGCGCAACGGGTGGTTCGACCGGCGGCTCAGGCGGCACGGGAGGTTCAAGTGGAACGGGTGGGTCCAGCAGCTCCGGCGGTCTGGGCGCTCTGCTTTCGCCGGTTACCGGGTTGCTCAACTCGCTCACCGGTGGACTGACCGGCGGCTCGGGCTCCTCGTCATCCGGTGGACTGCTCGGTGGACTCGGATCGCTCGGCACGACGCCGAAGAAATAA
- a CDS encoding cupin-like domain-containing protein, translating to MTRPIDDEWRRWIAENLLLDVPPDALQAALVSHDFAAEDAAREVQAALASPYLLGSTRLRNRLRKREWMLSVYGTLNRLRANGGTVERREKLTHDEFFEQYYFQNRPVIITGTFDTWPARTKWSFDYFRERCGDCEVEVQFGREADANYEVNQPKLKRMMRFRDYVDLIERSGRTNDFYMTANNNSHNREALVDLWSDVEPIRAYLDAESPDKGFFWFGPTGTKTPFHHDLTNNFMAQVIGRKQVKLVPLCDTPHMYNHLHCYSQVDGSAVDFTRFPALQNAQLIECTLEPGDLLFLPIGWWHYVEGLDASVTMTFTNFLERNDFGRTYETYHEL from the coding sequence ATGACACGCCCGATCGACGACGAATGGCGTCGGTGGATTGCCGAGAACCTGTTGCTCGACGTTCCGCCCGATGCACTTCAGGCCGCGCTCGTTTCACACGACTTCGCCGCGGAAGACGCCGCGCGCGAAGTACAGGCCGCGCTGGCGAGTCCCTATCTGCTAGGCAGTACGCGACTGCGCAATCGTTTGCGAAAACGCGAATGGATGCTGTCGGTGTACGGCACGCTGAACCGGCTGCGCGCGAATGGCGGCACGGTGGAGCGCCGCGAGAAATTGACCCACGACGAATTCTTCGAGCAGTACTACTTTCAGAACCGGCCGGTGATCATCACCGGCACGTTCGATACGTGGCCCGCGCGCACGAAGTGGAGCTTCGACTACTTCCGCGAGCGTTGTGGCGATTGCGAGGTCGAGGTGCAGTTCGGCCGCGAAGCCGATGCCAACTACGAGGTCAATCAACCGAAGCTCAAGCGCATGATGCGCTTTCGCGACTACGTCGATCTGATCGAGCGCAGCGGCCGCACCAACGATTTCTACATGACGGCGAACAACAACTCGCACAATCGTGAAGCGTTGGTGGACTTATGGTCGGACGTCGAGCCGATTCGCGCGTATCTCGATGCGGAGTCGCCGGATAAGGGCTTTTTCTGGTTTGGGCCGACCGGTACGAAGACGCCGTTCCATCACGATCTGACCAACAATTTCATGGCGCAGGTGATCGGCCGCAAGCAGGTGAAGCTGGTGCCGCTGTGCGATACGCCGCATATGTATAACCATCTGCATTGCTACTCGCAGGTGGACGGCAGTGCGGTCGACTTCACACGTTTCCCGGCATTGCAGAACGCGCAGCTGATCGAATGTACGCTCGAGCCCGGCGATCTGTTGTTCCTGCCGATCGGCTGGTGGCACTACGTCGAAGGGCTGGACGCGTCGGTGACGATGACGTTCACGAACTTCCTCGAACGTAATGACTTCGGCAGGACGTACGAGACGTATCACGAGCTGTGA
- a CDS encoding NAD(P)/FAD-dependent oxidoreductase, with the protein MDQIECVVIGAGVVGLAVARALAARGREVIVVEAAEAIGVGTSSRNSEVIHAGLYYPRGSLKASLCVHGRELLYEYCAARGVPHQRCGKLLVATSPNQIPQLESIAARGKENGVLDLLRISGAEAQALEPALHCVAAVFSPQTGIVDSHQLMLALQGDAERDGAVCAFHAPVESIEASNGRFIVKVGGAAPTTISAACVVNSAGLYANALARSIRGLDARHVPPLFLARGNYFSVSGHAPFSRLIYPMPNDAGLGVHLTIDLGGQARFGPDVEWVDAIGYDVDPHRADSFYAAIRAYWPALPDAALQPAYAGIRPKLSGPGEPAADFLIQGPAAHGVRGLVNLFGIESPGLTASLAIAQRVCELTGYA; encoded by the coding sequence ATGGATCAGATCGAATGTGTAGTGATCGGCGCGGGCGTAGTCGGCCTCGCCGTGGCGCGCGCGCTGGCGGCGCGCGGACGCGAAGTGATCGTCGTCGAAGCGGCGGAAGCGATCGGCGTCGGCACCAGTTCGCGTAACAGCGAAGTGATCCATGCGGGGCTGTACTATCCGCGCGGTTCGCTAAAAGCGTCGCTGTGTGTGCATGGTCGCGAACTGCTCTACGAATATTGCGCGGCACGCGGCGTACCGCATCAGCGGTGCGGCAAGTTGCTCGTTGCAACTTCGCCTAACCAGATTCCACAGCTCGAAAGCATTGCGGCGCGCGGCAAGGAAAACGGCGTGCTCGATCTGCTGCGGATCAGTGGCGCGGAAGCGCAGGCGCTCGAACCTGCGCTGCACTGTGTCGCGGCGGTGTTTTCGCCGCAAACGGGGATCGTCGACAGCCATCAGTTGATGCTTGCGCTGCAGGGCGATGCGGAACGCGACGGCGCGGTGTGCGCGTTTCATGCGCCGGTCGAATCAATCGAAGCAAGCAACGGGCGGTTCATCGTCAAAGTGGGCGGCGCGGCACCGACCACAATCAGCGCCGCCTGCGTCGTGAACAGCGCAGGGTTGTACGCGAACGCACTGGCGCGCAGCATCCGCGGGCTCGATGCGCGACATGTGCCGCCGCTATTTCTCGCGCGCGGCAACTACTTCAGCGTGTCGGGTCACGCGCCGTTTAGCCGCCTCATCTATCCGATGCCGAACGACGCGGGACTCGGCGTGCATCTGACCATCGATCTCGGCGGCCAGGCGCGCTTCGGTCCCGACGTCGAATGGGTCGACGCGATCGGTTACGACGTCGACCCGCATCGAGCGGACTCGTTCTATGCCGCGATCCGCGCGTACTGGCCCGCACTGCCCGATGCGGCGCTTCAACCGGCCTATGCCGGCATCCGGCCGAAACTCTCCGGCCCGGGCGAACCCGCCGCTGACTTTCTGATCCAGGGACCGGCCGCGCACGGTGTGCGTGGGCTCGTGAATCTGTTCGGAATCGAGTCGCCGGGATTGACGGCATCGCTAGCAATCGCGCAACGCGTCTGCGAACTTACCGGCTACGCATAA
- a CDS encoding amidase, translating to MQADYLAHDATGLAELIRTREASARELLDIAIARAEAVNPAINAIVLKDYDAARQRAARLEANGAGQGPLAGVPYLMKDLGAAMAGLRLSMGSRHFRHYVPTEDAPIVALTKAAGLNIFGKTNTPELGQMPYTEPELFGPCRNPWSLDHTPGGSSGGAAAAVAAGIVPLAHAADGGGSIRIPASCCGLFGLKPSRGRTPGAGDPLPGDMGIDHAISRSVRDSALLLDLTSGNAHLPTGAPGTFVGALKEPVKPLHIGYLSEAMFAPTLSGDVRASLDDAAQLAASLGHHIEPVSSGVDFIAARDAFLAVWSVIAEDAVLNAESVSGHKPVKSDFEIATWAMAHIGRKFGARTLAGALETQRRITTRVTDLLSRYDVILCATLASAPIRIGEMKPTSWERLQMRAVTAIPLEPLMRKMLTEASNKAFAWAGCTELFNMTGHPAMSVPLYWNARGLPVGVQFAAREGGEATLLQLAAQLEAARPWFDRRPPLMPARG from the coding sequence GTGCAAGCGGACTACCTCGCGCACGACGCAACCGGCCTCGCCGAACTGATCCGCACGCGCGAAGCCAGCGCGCGCGAGTTGCTCGACATCGCCATCGCGCGTGCCGAGGCAGTCAATCCGGCGATCAATGCGATCGTCCTGAAGGACTACGACGCGGCGCGTCAGCGCGCCGCGCGCCTTGAGGCGAATGGCGCCGGGCAGGGGCCGCTCGCCGGTGTGCCGTATCTGATGAAGGATCTCGGTGCGGCGATGGCGGGCTTGCGTCTGTCGATGGGTAGCCGCCACTTCCGCCACTACGTTCCGACGGAAGACGCACCGATCGTCGCGCTCACGAAAGCGGCCGGACTGAACATCTTCGGCAAGACGAATACACCCGAACTCGGCCAGATGCCGTACACGGAACCCGAACTATTCGGACCGTGCCGCAACCCGTGGAGCCTCGATCACACGCCCGGTGGATCGAGCGGTGGAGCGGCGGCGGCAGTGGCCGCGGGCATCGTGCCGCTCGCGCATGCGGCAGATGGCGGCGGTTCGATCCGCATCCCGGCATCGTGCTGCGGGTTGTTCGGACTGAAGCCGTCGCGCGGTCGCACGCCTGGAGCAGGCGATCCGCTGCCCGGCGATATGGGCATCGATCATGCAATCTCGCGCAGCGTGCGCGACAGCGCACTGCTGCTCGATCTCACATCGGGCAACGCGCACCTGCCGACGGGTGCGCCCGGCACGTTCGTCGGCGCGCTGAAGGAACCGGTCAAGCCGCTGCATATCGGCTATCTGAGCGAAGCGATGTTTGCGCCCACGCTGTCCGGCGACGTGCGCGCCTCGCTCGACGACGCGGCGCAACTGGCTGCATCGCTGGGACACCATATCGAACCTGTGTCGTCCGGCGTCGATTTCATCGCCGCACGCGATGCATTCCTCGCAGTGTGGTCGGTGATCGCAGAAGATGCCGTACTGAATGCCGAAAGTGTCTCCGGTCACAAACCGGTGAAATCGGACTTCGAAATCGCCACGTGGGCAATGGCGCACATCGGTCGCAAGTTCGGCGCGCGCACACTGGCCGGCGCACTTGAAACACAACGTCGCATCACCACCCGGGTCACCGACCTGCTGTCGCGCTATGACGTGATCCTGTGCGCGACGCTCGCGTCCGCGCCGATCAGGATCGGCGAGATGAAGCCGACATCGTGGGAGCGCCTGCAGATGCGCGCGGTCACCGCGATCCCGCTCGAACCGTTGATGCGCAAGATGCTCACGGAAGCATCGAACAAGGCGTTCGCGTGGGCCGGCTGCACGGAGCTGTTCAATATGACCGGGCATCCGGCCATGTCTGTACCGCTGTACTGGAATGCGCGCGGGTTGCCAGTCGGCGTGCAGTTCGCAGCGCGCGAGGGCGGCGAAGCGACGTTACTGCAACTCGCGGCACAACTGGAAGCGGCGCGCCCGTGGTTCGACCGGCGGCCGCCGTTAATGCCTGCGCGTGGGTGA
- a CDS encoding branched-chain amino acid ABC transporter substrate-binding protein has translation MNIKLQKLLPISAAAMLFATMATTAVADEVVKIGHVAPLTGGIAHLGKDNENGARLAVEEINAKGLTIGGQKVTLQLDAQDDAADPRTGTQVAQKLVDDKVVAVVGHLNSGTSIPASKIYSDAGIVQISPSATNPAYTQQGFKTTYRVVATDAQQGPALANYAANQLKVKSVAIVDDSTAYGQGLANEFEKKAKALGLNVMSHDATNDKAVDFRAILTKIKGENPDAIMYGGMDATGGPFAKQAKQLGLRSKVLAGDGVCTDKLSDLAGDATDNIVCSEAGMALEKMAGGKAFEAKYEKRFGQPIQIYAPFTYDAVYIIVDAMKRANSTDPAKILAAMPATDYKGVIGETTFDSKGDLQHGVISLYNYKNGKKSVLDVVKM, from the coding sequence ATGAATATCAAGCTTCAAAAGCTGTTGCCGATCAGCGCTGCGGCCATGCTGTTCGCTACGATGGCAACGACCGCGGTGGCGGACGAGGTCGTCAAGATCGGTCACGTCGCACCGCTGACCGGCGGCATTGCCCACCTGGGCAAGGACAACGAAAACGGTGCACGCCTCGCGGTAGAAGAAATCAACGCGAAGGGGCTCACGATCGGCGGCCAGAAGGTCACGCTGCAACTCGACGCACAAGACGACGCAGCTGACCCGCGCACCGGTACTCAGGTTGCACAGAAGCTCGTCGACGACAAGGTCGTCGCTGTGGTGGGCCACCTGAACTCCGGTACCTCGATTCCGGCTTCGAAGATCTATAGCGATGCAGGCATCGTGCAGATCTCGCCGTCGGCAACGAACCCGGCTTACACGCAACAGGGCTTCAAGACGACGTACCGCGTGGTCGCGACCGATGCGCAGCAAGGTCCGGCACTCGCGAACTACGCAGCAAACCAGTTGAAGGTGAAGAGCGTCGCGATCGTCGACGATTCGACCGCCTACGGCCAGGGTCTCGCAAACGAATTCGAGAAGAAAGCCAAGGCGCTCGGCCTGAACGTGATGTCGCATGACGCGACCAACGACAAGGCCGTCGACTTCCGCGCGATTCTGACGAAGATCAAGGGCGAAAACCCCGACGCGATCATGTACGGCGGTATGGATGCCACCGGCGGTCCGTTCGCTAAACAGGCCAAGCAGCTCGGCCTGCGCTCGAAGGTGCTGGCAGGCGACGGTGTGTGTACCGACAAGCTGTCCGATCTCGCCGGCGACGCTACCGACAACATCGTCTGCTCGGAAGCCGGTATGGCGCTCGAAAAGATGGCGGGCGGCAAGGCGTTCGAAGCGAAGTACGAAAAGCGTTTCGGCCAGCCGATCCAGATCTACGCACCGTTCACGTATGACGCTGTGTACATCATCGTCGATGCAATGAAGCGTGCTAACTCGACCGATCCGGCGAAGATCCTGGCTGCAATGCCTGCGACCGACTACAAGGGCGTGATTGGCGAAACGACGTTCGATTCGAAAGGCGACCTGCAGCACGGCGTGATCTCGCTGTACAACTACAAGAACGGCAAGAAGTCCGTGCTTGACGTCGTGAAGATGTAA
- a CDS encoding dienelactone hydrolase family protein: MSTTSRWIDIPAGADSFEGYLALPQSGKGPAVIIIQEIFGVNSHIRTVADQYAADGYVAFAPDIFWRTQPRVELTYAGSDRDKGIELMQKTDVGLAVADIGASAAALRARPEVTGKIAAIGYCFGGRLAYLAAAQGTVDAAVAYYGGGIQNALDEASKIKVPILFHYAELDHGIPLSAVGEVKERFAGRDDAEFHVYAGADHGFNCTDRASYNQHASALAHGRTLTFLGERL, from the coding sequence GTGAGCACGACTTCGCGATGGATCGACATTCCGGCCGGCGCCGACAGCTTCGAAGGTTATCTGGCGCTGCCGCAGAGCGGCAAGGGACCGGCGGTCATCATCATTCAGGAAATCTTCGGCGTGAACAGCCACATCCGCACGGTGGCCGATCAGTACGCGGCCGACGGCTATGTCGCGTTTGCGCCGGACATCTTCTGGCGCACGCAACCGCGCGTCGAGCTGACTTATGCCGGCTCGGACCGCGATAAAGGTATCGAACTGATGCAGAAGACCGATGTCGGTCTCGCGGTCGCTGATATCGGCGCAAGCGCTGCGGCGCTGCGCGCGCGGCCTGAAGTGACCGGCAAGATTGCGGCGATCGGCTATTGCTTCGGCGGCCGGCTCGCTTACCTCGCAGCAGCGCAGGGCACGGTCGACGCAGCGGTCGCGTATTACGGCGGCGGCATCCAGAACGCGCTCGACGAAGCTTCGAAGATCAAGGTACCGATCCTGTTCCACTACGCCGAACTCGATCACGGCATTCCGTTGTCGGCGGTCGGTGAAGTGAAAGAGCGTTTCGCCGGTCGCGACGACGCCGAATTCCATGTGTATGCCGGCGCGGACCACGGCTTCAACTGTACCGACCGCGCGTCGTACAACCAGCATGCGTCGGCGCTTGCGCACGGCCGCACGCTGACGTTCCTCGGCGAACGGTTGTAA
- a CDS encoding collagen-like triple helix repeat-containing protein — MNRQIKMTTIAMCVSSLIALAGCGSTVTKPGGAGSGSGGGTIGTGGGGGGGGTPTPTPTPTPTPTPTPTPTPTPTPTPTPTPTPTPTPTPTPTPTPTPTPTPTPTPTPTPTPTPTPTPTPTPTPTPTPSANAIGTVVQKTGNIVTATGQTVSAIGSQIGLTPIPGGNPATTAALGNVVSNLGAGVTALGNGTANGLGQLGKATDPLGITLASSGNVVYDAGQAVNNVGQLVTSLGTGPTAPLSPLTTPLGGVVSTIGNAVSGLGTQLGTAISTGPIQQVTQAVSSAITPITSTVSATTQTIGDATGLGAPLNGLLSTIGHGLDSAGSAISGATGNPIGQNLGNIVTKVGDTVTSAGGLLTSGSASSGNPLAPLTGLLTSLPGTLTGTLGGLGGLGGGLGGSGSGSGGGPLAPVTGLLNTVTGTLTGALGGSTGPLAPVTGLLTNVTGSLTGVLGGLGGATGGTGGTGSNPLAPVTGLLGSVTGALGGATGGTGSSGSNPLAPVTGLLGSVTGALGGATGGTTGGSSGTGGSSGSGGLGGLLAPVTGLLNSLTGGLTGGSSTSSSGGLLGGLGSLGTTPKK; from the coding sequence ATGAATCGCCAAATCAAAATGACGACGATCGCAATGTGTGTATCGTCACTGATCGCGCTGGCAGGCTGCGGATCGACCGTTACTAAACCAGGTGGTGCAGGAAGTGGCTCCGGTGGCGGAACCATCGGCACCGGAGGTGGGGGTGGAGGCGGAGGAACGCCTACGCCTACTCCGACACCCACGCCGACGCCTACGCCTACGCCCACTCCGACGCCCACTCCGACGCCTACCCCGACGCCGACGCCGACGCCTACTCCGACGCCGACGCCGACGCCTACTCCGACGCCGACGCCCACCCCGACACCGACTCCTACGCCGACGCCGACTCCTACGCCGACTCCTACGCCGACGCCCACACCGACTCCGACACCTACCCCGACACCTAGCGCCAACGCCATCGGCACCGTCGTCCAGAAGACCGGCAACATCGTCACCGCGACTGGCCAGACGGTTTCCGCGATCGGTAGCCAGATCGGACTCACGCCGATTCCTGGCGGCAACCCCGCGACGACCGCTGCGCTCGGCAACGTCGTCTCCAACCTCGGCGCCGGTGTGACCGCGCTCGGTAATGGAACGGCCAACGGTCTCGGCCAGCTCGGCAAGGCTACTGACCCGCTCGGCATCACCCTCGCCAGTTCAGGCAATGTCGTCTATGACGCCGGACAGGCCGTCAACAACGTTGGACAACTGGTCACGAGCCTCGGTACTGGACCTACCGCACCGCTGAGCCCGCTCACGACTCCGCTCGGTGGCGTTGTGTCGACCATCGGCAATGCCGTCAGCGGTCTCGGTACGCAGCTTGGCACCGCGATCTCCACCGGGCCGATCCAGCAGGTCACGCAGGCCGTCAGCTCGGCGATCACGCCGATCACTTCGACCGTCTCGGCGACCACCCAAACGATCGGCGATGCGACCGGTCTCGGCGCACCGCTCAACGGCCTGCTCTCGACCATCGGCCATGGTCTGGATTCCGCCGGCAGCGCGATCAGCGGGGCAACCGGCAACCCGATCGGTCAGAACCTCGGCAACATCGTCACCAAGGTCGGCGACACCGTCACCTCGGCAGGTGGCTTGCTGACCTCTGGAAGCGCGAGCTCGGGCAATCCGCTTGCGCCGCTCACCGGCCTGCTCACCTCGCTGCCCGGTACGCTTACCGGCACGCTCGGCGGGCTGGGTGGTCTGGGCGGTGGACTCGGCGGATCGGGTTCTGGCTCAGGCGGTGGACCGCTCGCGCCAGTGACCGGCCTGCTCAACACCGTCACCGGAACGCTCACCGGCGCACTGGGCGGCAGCACGGGTCCGCTCGCGCCTGTCACCGGTCTGCTCACTAACGTCACCGGAAGTTTGACTGGCGTGCTAGGCGGTCTCGGTGGGGCTACCGGAGGAACCGGCGGGACCGGGTCGAATCCGCTGGCACCTGTCACCGGTCTGCTTGGATCCGTGACCGGCGCACTCGGTGGCGCGACTGGCGGAACGGGAAGCTCGGGTTCGAACCCGCTCGCCCCCGTTACAGGTCTGCTCGGTTCCGTGACGGGCGCACTCGGTGGCGCAACGGGCGGAACAACCGGCGGCTCCAGTGGAACGGGTGGTTCAAGTGGCTCGGGCGGCCTGGGCGGTCTGCTCGCACCGGTGACCGGCCTGCTCAATTCGCTCACCGGCGGACTGACCGGCGGCTCGAGTACTTCGTCTTCCGGCGGCCTGCTCGGCGGACTCGGTTCGCTCGGCACGACACCCAAGAAGTAA
- a CDS encoding high-potential iron-sulfur protein has translation MKSSRRTFLITSIGVASTLALSRQAFAADAAKVTEADPTAQALGYKEDATKVDKAKYAKYAAGQDCGNCSFYQGKAADPWGACPMFGGKQVSSKGWCSAYNKKA, from the coding sequence ATGAAGTCATCCCGTCGTACGTTTTTGATTACGAGCATCGGCGTTGCGTCGACGCTCGCGTTGTCCCGCCAGGCGTTCGCAGCCGATGCCGCAAAAGTGACCGAAGCCGATCCGACCGCGCAGGCGCTCGGCTACAAGGAAGACGCCACCAAGGTCGACAAGGCGAAGTATGCGAAGTACGCCGCCGGCCAGGATTGCGGCAACTGCAGCTTCTACCAGGGCAAGGCCGCCGATCCCTGGGGTGCCTGTCCGATGTTCGGTGGCAAGCAGGTATCCAGCAAGGGTTGGTGCAGCGCCTATAACAAGAAGGCCTGA